From the Malus domestica chromosome 17, GDT2T_hap1 genome, one window contains:
- the LOC103404311 gene encoding pentatricopeptide repeat-containing protein At2g13600-like, whose translation MRSAIKFKTLFGTLASKNLRTYLQTCGSLLKTLTENRRIAGGMALHGHLIKIGLSSERFIAIRLLIMYLDSRKSDEVSEIVKGFDGFDSTVHNCLINASIQWGNLKEARRLFDEMPERNEVSWTALISGLMRCGRVDESMWYFERNPFHNVVSWTAGISGLVQNGLNVEALKLFLKMLGSGVRPNDVTFTSVVRACAGFGEIGWGMSVLGSIVKTGYEHNLSVSNSLITLCLKMGEKALARRVFDQMEKRDVVSWTAILDMYVGAGDLREARRIFDEMPERNEVSWSAMIARYSQSGHPEKALKLFLQMIQSGFIPNRSCLASILSTLATLEVLRVGMNIHAHVVKIGFEKDVFISSSLVDLYCKCGETKDGHTAFDLIPEKNVVSWNSMVAGYCLNGQMEEAKELFDSIPAPNNISWNTMVGGYLENKQFDKVFEVFNEMLLCGEIPNVSSFSSVLSGCASIASLEKGMNLHGKAVKHGVQYDVFVGTALTDMYAKSGDIENSKSVFDRMPEKNEISWTVMIQGLAENGFAAESLFLFEEMKRTSTVAPNELMLSSVLFACSHNGLIDEGLRYFNSMEAVYGTKPKGRHYTFVVDMLSRSGQLVEAEELLKSMPFQPESNAWAAILSGCNRHKNEEIAERTAKKLSELAEKNSSGYVMLSNIYASARKWTDVMEIRRLMRDRGLKKSGGCSWVEVRNEVHCFYSEEASHCQLAAIYDLLQLLRVEMLAIEE comes from the coding sequence ATGAGAAGTGCCATCAAATTCAAAACCCTCTTCGGCACTCTCGCAAGCAAAAATCTCAGAACTTACCTGCAAACATGCGGTTCCCTTCTCAAAACCCTAACCGAAAACCGGCGCATCGCCGGCGGAATGGCCCTTCACGGCCATCTGATCAAAATTGGTCTTTCATCGGAGAGATTTATAGCCATCAGGCTTCTAATTATGTACTTGGATTCGAGAAAATCTGATGAAGTTAGTGAGATCGTTAAGGGGTTCGATGGGTTTGATTCAACGGTGCATAATTGCTTGATCAATGCGAGCATTCAGTGGGGAAATCTCAAAGAAGCACGCCGcctgtttgatgaaatgcctgAAAGAAACGAGGTTTCGTGGACTGCGTTGATATCGGGGTTAATGAGATGCGGAAGAGTGGACGAGTCGATGTGGTACTTTGAGAGAAACCCGTTTCATAATGTGGTTTCTTGGACAGCTGGGATTAGCGGGTTGGTGCAGAACGGGTTGAATGTTGAAGCATTGAAGCTTTTTCTGAAGATGCTTGGTTCTGGGGTCAGGCCTAATGATGTTACATTTACTTCTGTTGTTAGAGCTTGTGCCGGGTTTGGTGAGATCGGTTGGGGGATGAGTGTTTTAGGGTCGATTGTTAAGACTGGATATGAACACAATTTATCGGTTTCTAATTCCTTAATTACATTATGTTTGAAGATGGGCGAAAAGGCCTTGGCTAGGAGAGTATTTGATCAGATGGAAAAGAGAGATGTTGTATCTTGGACCGCAATCCTAGATATGTATGTTGGGGCGGGAGACTTGAGAGAAGCGCGTCGAATCTTTGATGAGATGCCAGAGAGAAACGAAGTTTCTTGGAGTGCAATGATTGCAAGGTACAGTCAGAGTGGACATCCGGAAAAAGCCTTGAAACTGTTTCTTCAGATGATTCAAAGTGGATTCATCCCAAATAGGTCTTGTTTGGCTAGCATTCTTAGCACGCTGGCCACCCTTGAGGTTTTAAGGGTGGGAATGAACATCCATGCACATGTTGTGAAAATTGGATTTGAGAAAGATGTCTTTATCAGTAGCTCTCTTGTTGACTTGTACTGCAAGTGTGGAGAAACTAAGGATGGACACACGGCATTTGACTTGATTCCAGAGAAGAATGTGGTCTCGTGGAATTCTATGGTTGCCGGGTATTGTCTGAATGGACAAATGGAAGAAGCTAAGGAATTGTTCGATAGCATACCCGCACCAAATAATATATCGTGGAATACTATGGTCGGAGGTTACTTAGAGAACAAACAATTTGACAAGGTATTTGAAGTGTTTAATGAGATGCTTTTGTGTGGTGAAATTCCAAACGTATCCAGCTTCTCAAGTGTGCTCTCTGGTTGTGCGAGCATAGCCTCGTTAGAGAAAGGAATGAACCTCCACGGGAAAGCAGTTAAACATGGAGTTCAATATGATGTTTTTGTAGGTACTGCCCTAACTGATATGTATGCGAAATCTGGGGATATTGAGAATTCTAAGAGCGTGTTCGATAGAATGCCTGAGAAGAATGAAATCAGTTGGACTGTGATGATTCAGGGGCTAGCAGAAAATGGTTTTGCTGCGGAATCCCTGTTTTTGTTTGAGGAAATGAAAAGAACTTCAACTGTTGCTCCTAACGAGCTCATGCTTTCATCTGTTCTTTTCGCTTGTTCTCACAACGGCTTAATCGATGAAGGATTGCGGTACTTTAATTCGATGGAGGCTGTTTATGGTACAAAGCCAAAAGGAAGACACTACACCTTCGTGGTGGATATGCTGTCCCGTTCAGGACAACTTGTTGAAGCCGAAGAGCTTCTGAAATCCATGCCATTTCAACCCGAGAGTAATGCATGGGCTGCTATATTGAGTGGGTGTAATAGACATAAAAACGAGGAGATAGCGGAACGGACAGCCAAAAAGCTTTCAGAATTAGCAGAAAAGAACTCTTCAGGCTACGTAATGTTGTCGAATATCTACGCTTCGGCCAGAAAATGGACCGATGTTATGGAAATTAGGAGATTAATGAGGGATAGGGGGTTGAAGAAGAGTGGTGGATGCAGTTGGGTTGAGGTGAGAAATGAAGTCCACTGTTTTTATTCAGAAGAAGCATCTCACTGTCAGTTAGCGGCGATTTACGATCTGTTACAACTTCTACGAGTCGAAATGCTGGCTATCGAGGAGTGA